A genomic window from Gossypium hirsutum isolate 1008001.06 chromosome D10, Gossypium_hirsutum_v2.1, whole genome shotgun sequence includes:
- the LOC107935450 gene encoding disease resistance-like protein DSC1 codes for MQMDRYKTVKVSESAPYLLDFIEHDCILLRRVSFADQNLYQFDSSDDDYMFLMLFFNCFNLNQESTNNIEANAMLKIGSLAKKWAARYGREKRRGNFQRLICCFPGNKISANIFKCQGMNSSLSLKIAPNGGSGSRFLVFAICLVIDLTDCHRLLDCSCEYQLTAAGSGNGGGGYEKLGSVISLFKLPEPEKCMGDHVFILSSIDMVKEDQNYEEASFEFYIRNWGLEDEDVDMKVERCGVHVFYVDADDTDATDATDAIDDTDDTDDTDIQMLLKRNMLGTKEALAMMMKKGMEDLKD; via the coding sequence ATGCAGATGGATCGTTACAAGACCGTCAAAGTCTCAGAGTCTGCACCATATCTGCTCGACTTTATTGAACATGACTGCATATTATTACGAAGAGTTTCCTTTGCAGATCAAAATTTATATCAGTTTGATTCATCAgatgatgattatatgtttttgatgCTATTCTTTAATTGTTTCAACTTGAATCAAGAGTCAACTAATAACATTGAGGCAAATGCCATGCTAAAAATTGGATCCCTAGCTAAGAAATGGGCAGCGAGATATGGCAGGGAAAAACGGCGTGGTAactttcaaagattgatttgttGTTTCCCAGGAAACAAAATTTCAGCAAATATATTCAAGTGCCAGGGTATGAATTCTTCCTTAAGTTTGAAGATAGCCCCAAATGGGGGTAGTGGGAGCAGATTTTTGGTTTTTGCTATCTGCCTTGTGATTGATCTCACTGACTGCCATCGATTACTTGATTGTAGTTGTGAGTACCAACTTACAGCCGCTGGTAGTGGCAATGGTGGTGGTGGTTATGAAAAGCTAGGAAGTGTAATATCTTTGTTCAAGCTTCCTGAGCCAGAGAAGTGCATGGGTGATCACGTGTTTATTCTATCTAGCATCGACATGGTTAAAGAAGACCAGAATTATGAGGAGGCATCATTTGAATTCTACATCAGAAATTGGGGTCTAGAAGATGAAGATGTAGACATGAAAGTGGAGAGATGTGGTGTTCATGTATTTTACGTGGATGCAGATGATACAGATGCTACAGATGCTACAGATGCTATAGATGATACAGATGATACAGATGATACAGATATACAGATGCTACTAAAAAGAAACATGCTGGGAACTAAAGAAGCTTTAGCCATGATGATGAAGAAGGGGATGGAGGACTTAAAAGATTGA